The Acidobacteriaceae bacterium genome includes a region encoding these proteins:
- a CDS encoding cation diffusion facilitator family transporter — MASRYNGTVHSHGQPNAAMQGILKLSLALTFLYILATFIFGLRAHSLALLSEAGHNVSDFLALGLSFFAVYLQTRPATDQRTFGYQRAGVLAGFVNALTLIVLSVWLAIAAIHRFAVPIQVEPKLMMIVAAAGVVMNGLIAGLLWKFSRDVNIRSVFLHMLGDTISTAAVIVGGFVIHLTGLQWIDPLLSLLIAAMILWSSWSIVHETLHILLEGTPRSVDLNEIRSAMQSVEGVVGVHDLHVWSLTAQSHALASHVQVVEMPLTECESVLERLNHQLRDHFGIHHTTIQIEITDCPTVDGCSQPPAPDVIDGHSHHGHAHSHAH; from the coding sequence ATGGCCTCTCGATACAATGGAACTGTGCATAGCCACGGCCAGCCGAACGCCGCGATGCAAGGCATCCTCAAGCTGTCGCTCGCGCTCACGTTCCTCTACATCCTCGCAACCTTCATCTTCGGCCTCCGTGCCCACTCCCTCGCGCTGCTGTCCGAGGCCGGGCACAACGTCTCCGATTTCCTCGCGCTCGGGCTAAGCTTTTTCGCCGTCTACCTGCAAACCCGGCCGGCCACCGACCAGCGCACCTTCGGCTACCAGCGCGCCGGCGTGCTCGCGGGATTTGTGAACGCCCTCACCCTGATCGTTCTGTCAGTGTGGCTTGCGATTGCGGCAATTCATCGCTTCGCTGTTCCAATCCAGGTTGAGCCAAAGCTGATGATGATCGTCGCCGCAGCCGGCGTGGTGATGAATGGACTGATCGCCGGGCTGCTCTGGAAGTTCTCGCGCGACGTAAACATCCGCAGCGTCTTCCTGCATATGCTCGGCGATACCATCTCAACCGCCGCGGTCATCGTCGGCGGTTTCGTGATTCACCTGACCGGTTTGCAGTGGATCGATCCGCTACTCTCGCTGCTCATCGCGGCGATGATTCTCTGGAGCTCGTGGTCGATCGTGCATGAGACGCTGCACATCCTGCTTGAAGGAACACCGCGCTCGGTCGACCTGAACGAAATCCGCTCCGCGATGCAATCCGTCGAGGGCGTGGTTGGCGTGCACGATCTGCACGTCTGGAGCCTGACCGCGCAGTCGCACGCTCTCGCCAGTCACGTACAGGTCGTCGAGATGCCCCTGACTGAGTGCGAGTCGGTGCTCGAACGGCTAAACCATCAGCTTCGAGACCACTTCGGCATCCACCACACGACCATCCAGATCGAGATCACGGACTGCCCGACCGTAGACGGCTGCAGCCAGCCGCCTGCCCCTGACGTGATCGATGGCCACTCGCATCACGGGCATGCGCATAGCCACGCGCATTGA
- a CDS encoding MBL fold metallo-hydrolase, translated as MKVHQISAFGHQFTRLGLFNCYLVRESDSFTLIDTTMSGGARRIVDAAHRIAMEPIARLLLTHAHGDHIGSLDALAAALGSTQASELAGDPAGQAQVAIGAREARLLPKKPAQDRSLDPDEPRCPVKGGFPGADTRPTHLLSDGELYGSLRVVATPGHTPGHMSYFDERDGTLYAGDALVTVGGEVHVSGFGPWYFPLPAMATWHRPTALASARKLLELPIRRYAAGHGRIVEGGPELLQDAVRRAEGR; from the coding sequence ATGAAGGTCCATCAGATCTCTGCCTTTGGCCATCAATTCACTCGACTGGGCTTGTTTAACTGCTACCTCGTTCGCGAGAGCGATAGCTTTACGTTGATCGATACGACGATGAGCGGTGGGGCGCGACGGATTGTCGATGCGGCTCACAGGATTGCGATGGAGCCGATAGCGAGGCTGCTGCTGACACACGCGCATGGGGACCACATCGGGTCGCTGGATGCGCTGGCAGCGGCACTGGGGAGCACCCAGGCGAGCGAACTCGCCGGGGACCCCGCGGGACAGGCACAGGTGGCCATTGGGGCGCGCGAGGCAAGGCTGCTGCCGAAGAAGCCGGCGCAGGACCGGTCGCTGGATCCGGATGAGCCGCGGTGCCCGGTGAAGGGCGGTTTTCCGGGCGCGGACACGCGGCCAACGCATCTTTTGAGCGATGGCGAGTTATATGGCTCGCTGCGGGTGGTGGCGACGCCGGGGCATACGCCGGGACACATGAGCTACTTCGACGAGCGAGACGGGACGCTGTACGCGGGCGATGCACTGGTGACCGTCGGGGGCGAAGTTCACGTCAGCGGCTTCGGGCCGTGGTACTTTCCGCTCCCGGCGATGGCGACCTGGCACCGGCCGACGGCGCTGGCCAGCGCGCGAAAGCTGCTGGAGCTGCCGATCCGAAGGTATGCAGCGGGACACGGGCGCATAGTTGAGGGCGGGCCGGAGCTGCTTCAGGATGCGGTGAGGCGGGCGGAAGGGCGGTAG
- a CDS encoding thioredoxin domain-containing protein — translation MRFLPSSLAATLLALTLATAGCHAQIPVQMPPQTGKQLSPAEQHRVEILLRQKANLPPGSSVHIGPRTPSDIPGYDNIAVSFSAEDKTSHPVNFLLSKDGKTLAQFSKFDLAADPRTMIASDGRPARGGPASAPVIIVGFDDLECPFCARLHESIFPALTQRYGDKVRIVYKDFPLDQHPWAMRAAVDVNCLGAQSATGYWNLVDYIHAHASDIGADPKDPKAEKTLPRAQQQLDSLTKEQGKFQKADMPKLEACLTKQDTAPIEASRKLGESLNIDSTPTLFINGDKIDGAVPVDFLFGEIDDALRAEGVQPPPPYVAPTEPAKPASTEKPAATSKPSATKPSTK, via the coding sequence GTGCGTTTTCTGCCTTCTTCCCTCGCCGCCACACTTCTCGCCCTGACCCTCGCCACCGCCGGTTGCCACGCCCAAATCCCGGTCCAGATGCCCCCGCAAACGGGCAAGCAGCTGAGCCCGGCCGAGCAGCACCGAGTCGAGATTCTCCTCCGCCAGAAAGCCAACCTTCCCCCCGGCTCCAGCGTTCACATCGGCCCGCGCACGCCTTCGGACATCCCCGGCTACGACAACATCGCCGTCAGCTTCTCGGCCGAGGACAAGACCTCGCACCCCGTCAATTTCCTGCTCTCCAAAGACGGCAAGACGCTCGCGCAGTTCTCGAAATTCGACCTCGCTGCCGATCCGCGCACCATGATCGCCTCCGACGGCCGACCCGCCCGCGGCGGCCCGGCCTCCGCGCCCGTCATCATCGTTGGCTTCGACGACCTCGAGTGCCCCTTCTGCGCGCGCCTCCACGAGAGCATCTTCCCCGCCCTCACCCAGCGCTACGGCGACAAGGTCCGCATCGTCTACAAGGACTTCCCGCTCGATCAGCACCCCTGGGCCATGCGCGCCGCCGTCGACGTAAACTGCCTCGGCGCCCAGTCCGCCACCGGCTACTGGAACCTCGTCGACTACATCCACGCCCACGCCTCGGACATCGGCGCCGACCCCAAGGACCCCAAGGCAGAAAAGACCCTCCCCCGCGCTCAGCAGCAGCTCGACAGCCTCACCAAAGAGCAGGGCAAGTTCCAGAAGGCCGACATGCCCAAGCTCGAGGCCTGCCTCACGAAGCAGGACACCGCGCCCATCGAAGCCTCCCGCAAGCTCGGCGAGTCCCTCAACATCGACTCCACCCCCACCCTCTTCATCAACGGCGACAAGATCGACGGCGCCGTCCCCGTAGACTTCCTCTTCGGCGAAATCGACGACGCCCTCCGCGCCGAAGGCGTCCAACCGCCCCCGCCCTACGTCGCCCCCACCGAACCAGCGAAGCCCGCTTCAACAGAAAAACCCGCAGCTACCTCCAAACCCTCCGCCACCAAACCCTCGACCAAATAA
- a CDS encoding family 43 glycosylhydrolase, with translation MRTDSKLLRSSACAAIFCIAGLFGPNLSAQHQSHLVEGKTYCNPLNLDYTYKITESDKDISYRSGADPAVVEFRGGYYMFVTRSLGYWYSDDLTRWSFIKPQRWYFQGSNAPAAQNYRDQLLYVTGDPSGTMSLLYTDDPKKGDWQAVPALLHNLQDPDFYMDDDGRAYMFWGSSNRLPIRGEELDPKHRFLPMSGPVELFHKDEAKHGWERFGENHDDPKRGGFIEGSWLTKHDGKYYMQYAAPGTEWNTYGDGVYVGSSPLGPYTYAPNNPISYKPGGFINGAGHGSTVAGPGGQYWHFATMAIAVNYKYERRIGMFPTFFDRDGVMYADTAFGDYPHYAPSSPAKKGGFTGWMLLSYKKPVTASSHLGDFTPDKVTDEQVKTFWVASDNGPGQWLQIDLETVGTIRAFQINYHDYKSDLYGRPPGMYEQYVVESSMDGERWTVIHDRSKDKLDTPNDYVELPKAVEGRYVRFKSLHVPTPNLAISEFRIFGNVAGSAPAAVSGVAADRESDRRNVLVKWDSQPGSQGYNVRWGIAPDKLYSSWMVYGHNSVSIRALNVDQKYYFTVEAFDVHGVGPQSGVIEAP, from the coding sequence TTGAGGACAGATTCAAAGCTTCTGCGTTCATCAGCCTGCGCGGCAATATTCTGCATAGCCGGGCTGTTCGGCCCCAACCTAAGTGCCCAGCACCAATCCCACCTGGTGGAGGGGAAGACCTACTGCAATCCGTTGAATCTTGACTACACCTACAAGATCACGGAGTCCGACAAAGATATTTCGTATCGGTCAGGTGCAGACCCGGCGGTAGTGGAGTTTCGCGGCGGCTACTACATGTTTGTGACGCGGTCGCTGGGTTACTGGTACTCCGATGACCTGACGCGATGGAGTTTCATCAAGCCGCAACGGTGGTACTTCCAGGGATCGAACGCGCCGGCCGCGCAGAACTATCGGGATCAACTGCTTTATGTGACCGGTGATCCGTCCGGGACGATGAGCCTGCTGTACACCGATGATCCGAAGAAGGGCGACTGGCAGGCGGTGCCAGCGCTGCTACACAATTTGCAGGACCCGGATTTCTACATGGACGATGATGGCCGGGCGTATATGTTCTGGGGCTCGTCGAACCGCTTGCCGATACGCGGCGAGGAGCTTGATCCGAAGCATCGTTTTTTGCCCATGAGCGGACCGGTTGAACTGTTCCACAAGGATGAGGCGAAGCACGGATGGGAGCGATTCGGTGAGAACCACGACGATCCCAAACGCGGCGGATTTATTGAGGGATCGTGGCTCACGAAACACGACGGAAAATACTACATGCAGTACGCTGCGCCGGGAACGGAATGGAACACCTACGGCGATGGTGTGTATGTCGGTAGTTCGCCGCTGGGACCATACACCTACGCGCCGAACAATCCGATCTCTTACAAGCCGGGTGGATTCATAAACGGTGCGGGGCACGGCAGCACGGTCGCTGGTCCGGGTGGGCAGTACTGGCACTTTGCGACGATGGCGATTGCGGTGAACTACAAGTACGAGCGGCGTATCGGCATGTTTCCAACGTTCTTCGATCGTGACGGCGTGATGTACGCGGATACTGCGTTCGGCGACTATCCGCACTACGCGCCGAGTTCGCCGGCGAAGAAGGGAGGCTTCACCGGGTGGATGCTGCTCTCGTACAAGAAGCCTGTGACCGCATCATCCCACCTTGGCGACTTCACGCCTGACAAGGTGACGGACGAGCAGGTGAAGACATTCTGGGTGGCATCGGACAACGGACCGGGTCAGTGGCTCCAGATCGACCTTGAGACGGTGGGAACGATTCGCGCGTTTCAGATCAACTATCACGACTACAAGTCGGATCTTTACGGACGTCCGCCGGGGATGTATGAGCAGTATGTCGTGGAGTCGTCGATGGACGGCGAGAGATGGACCGTCATCCACGATCGCAGCAAGGACAAGCTGGACACGCCGAACGATTATGTGGAGTTGCCGAAGGCAGTTGAAGGGCGTTACGTGCGCTTCAAGAGCCTTCACGTGCCGACACCGAACCTTGCGATCTCGGAGTTCCGGATCTTCGGAAACGTTGCGGGCAGCGCGCCGGCTGCGGTTTCGGGCGTGGCGGCTGATCGGGAGAGTGACCGGCGCAATGTTCTGGTGAAGTGGGACTCGCAGCCGGGCAGCCAGGGGTACAACGTGCGTTGGGGTATCGCTCCTGACAAGCTCTACTCGTCGTGGATGGTGTACGGCCACAACTCGGTTTCGATTCGCGCTCTCAACGTAGACCAGAAGTACTACTTCACGGTTGAAGCCTTCGATGTGCACGGGGTGGGGCCGCAGTCGGGAGTTATCGAGGCGCCCTGA